The following proteins are encoded in a genomic region of Chloracidobacterium sp.:
- a CDS encoding zf-HC2 domain-containing protein, with amino-acid sequence MKAIKSNDCEFYEYLTSYIYGELSTTDGEKFEGHLADCSLCIDELAAVSLSHYSVFEWKNEEFEPLRTPRIVIPYGERQPGFIESLKGAFSWGWSTPAFVGASVLIVLGLMTLMLVQRSGDRTLTARNSAAPAVISPAVADQRAATETETANAVTDDNSAEIVAAKVVRPRQGSIRPQTAASTGSAPHVPAVKTRSASPARTVPDPQFEADEEDQSLRLRDLFDMEEASL; translated from the coding sequence ATGAAAGCAATTAAGAGCAACGACTGTGAATTTTACGAATATTTGACTTCGTATATCTACGGCGAGCTTTCGACCACGGACGGAGAGAAGTTCGAAGGCCATCTGGCTGATTGCTCTTTGTGTATAGATGAGCTGGCAGCCGTTTCGCTGTCGCACTATTCCGTCTTTGAGTGGAAAAATGAAGAATTCGAGCCGCTTCGAACCCCGCGGATCGTAATTCCCTACGGCGAAAGGCAGCCCGGATTCATTGAAAGTCTGAAAGGCGCATTCTCATGGGGTTGGTCAACACCCGCATTCGTCGGTGCGTCAGTTTTGATCGTACTGGGCCTGATGACCCTGATGTTGGTTCAACGAAGCGGCGATCGGACCTTAACGGCACGCAACAGTGCGGCTCCTGCGGTAATTTCGCCGGCGGTGGCGGATCAGCGTGCGGCGACAGAAACCGAGACGGCAAATGCTGTAACTGATGACAATTCTGCCGAGATCGTTGCGGCGAAGGTTGTTCGGCCCAGACAAGGATCGATACGGCCTCAAACGGCTGCATCGACCGGCAGTGCCCCTCACGTTCCTGCGGTGAAGACGCGCTCGGCTTCGCCTGCCCGGACGGTTCCCGATCCGCAGTTCGAGGCGGATGAAGAGGATCAGTCACTTCGTTTGAGGGACCTTTTTGACATGGAAGAGGCAAGCTTATGA